One Nonomuraea angiospora DNA segment encodes these proteins:
- a CDS encoding type I polyketide synthase translates to MHINSGRDPIAIVGAACRLPGAQSPADLWQIVSGGRDMIGVIPQDRFDIDTTSGRRRPDVLRGAGGYLDDIAGFDARFFGVTPFEALRMDPQQRLLLEVTWEALDDAGIPAESLAGSDTGVYTSLLPSGYWDLLRRSGMYDMHAALGAAVSGIFPGRVSTLLDLRGPSMGVEAACATSLLAVHVACRALWAGEIDLAIVGGANLQIVPDLYFALADAGVLSSSGRCKFGDVSGDGYVRSEGLVALILKPLSRALADGEHPYATILGSAATHDGRTGGSLVSPGLEGHETMLRKAYLDAGVSPGEVDYVEAHGPGTPAGDPTELAALDLVLREGRDPERRCLVGSLKSNIGHTEFTSGMAGLLKTALALRHRTIPATLHVVEPHAVLRNPAAAVELALLTQDWPDRGTPALAGVNSFGMSGTNVHLVLSEAPQVARPRRGRARPSYVLPLSARDPRALDELAGAYADLLDGVDEEAGPGLHDVCFSAGARRTHHEYRLAAVGDDARSLAASLREFRANGRGDGRSVHGGERRAARRPKVVFVFPGQGGQWAGMGRQLLAAEPAFALRLHECARAVAAELGWSPVDALLRGERLSRVDEVQPTLWAMQVALAAVWREWGVEPDLLVGHSMGEIAAAVTAGALSVADGAAVVARRSRLLRELRTPGAMWAVALGEEAARQAIGAHSGQVSVGVVNSRHSTVLSGDPARLERIVGPLRRDGVFCRRVDVDYASHAPQVEPVREALLEALSSVRPGPCAVPIHSSARDRVIDGTELDAGYWFDNLRLPVRFAAACQAALADARPTVFIEMSPHPVLQTALEEEVEAAGATASVVPCLRKDVPDAAALSAALGQAYVLGCRPRWDRVHSGGEYVRLPGYPWQRRRFWPGSATSPVPPEPAREPAREPARTGRPDLAALSETELTAVVTDLASQVLAVPGHEIGMDVPLTLLGLDSVLATRFRERVRRELGVEVPVRSLLGPGTLLDLTTELRSAATV, encoded by the coding sequence ATGCACATCAACAGCGGGCGAGATCCCATCGCCATCGTCGGCGCCGCCTGCCGGTTGCCCGGTGCGCAGAGCCCGGCCGACCTCTGGCAGATCGTCAGCGGGGGCCGGGACATGATCGGCGTGATTCCCCAGGACAGATTCGACATCGACACCACCTCCGGCCGCCGCCGGCCCGATGTGCTGCGGGGCGCGGGCGGCTACCTGGACGACATCGCGGGGTTCGACGCGCGCTTCTTCGGCGTCACGCCGTTCGAGGCCCTGCGGATGGACCCGCAGCAGCGGTTGCTGCTCGAGGTCACCTGGGAGGCGCTCGACGACGCGGGCATCCCGGCCGAGAGCCTGGCCGGGAGCGACACCGGCGTCTACACGAGCCTGCTGCCCTCGGGGTACTGGGACCTGCTGCGCCGCTCGGGGATGTACGACATGCACGCCGCGCTCGGGGCGGCCGTCAGCGGCATCTTCCCCGGCCGCGTCTCCACCCTGCTCGACCTGCGCGGTCCCAGCATGGGCGTGGAGGCGGCCTGCGCGACGTCGCTGCTGGCGGTGCACGTGGCCTGCCGGGCGCTGTGGGCCGGCGAGATCGACCTGGCCATCGTCGGCGGCGCGAACCTGCAGATCGTGCCGGACCTGTATTTCGCGCTCGCGGACGCCGGGGTGCTGTCCAGCTCGGGCCGGTGCAAGTTCGGCGACGTGTCGGGGGACGGGTACGTGCGCAGCGAGGGCCTGGTGGCCCTGATACTCAAGCCGCTCTCGCGGGCCCTCGCGGACGGCGAGCACCCGTACGCGACGATCCTGGGCAGCGCCGCCACCCACGACGGCCGCACCGGCGGCTCGCTCGTCTCCCCCGGGCTGGAGGGGCACGAGACGATGCTGCGCAAGGCCTATCTCGACGCCGGGGTCTCCCCCGGCGAGGTCGACTACGTCGAGGCCCACGGGCCCGGCACCCCCGCCGGCGACCCGACCGAGCTGGCCGCGCTGGACCTGGTCCTGCGGGAGGGCCGGGACCCCGAGCGGCGCTGCCTGGTCGGGTCGCTCAAGTCCAACATCGGCCACACCGAGTTCACCTCGGGGATGGCGGGGCTGCTCAAGACGGCCCTGGCGCTGCGGCACCGGACCATACCCGCGACGCTGCACGTGGTGGAGCCGCACGCCGTCCTGCGGAATCCGGCCGCGGCCGTCGAGCTCGCGCTGCTCACCCAGGACTGGCCGGACCGGGGGACGCCGGCCCTGGCGGGCGTCAACTCCTTCGGCATGTCGGGGACCAACGTCCATCTCGTGCTCTCCGAGGCGCCGCAGGTGGCGCGGCCCCGGCGCGGCCGGGCCCGGCCCAGCTACGTCCTGCCCCTGTCGGCGCGGGACCCGAGGGCGCTGGACGAGCTCGCGGGCGCGTACGCCGACCTGCTCGACGGGGTGGACGAAGAGGCGGGCCCCGGCCTCCACGACGTGTGCTTCAGCGCGGGCGCCCGGCGCACGCACCACGAGTACCGGCTGGCCGCGGTCGGCGACGACGCGCGCTCGCTGGCCGCGTCCCTGCGGGAGTTCCGGGCGAACGGGCGGGGTGACGGGCGGTCGGTCCACGGCGGCGAGCGCCGCGCGGCCAGGCGGCCGAAGGTGGTGTTCGTCTTCCCCGGCCAGGGCGGCCAGTGGGCGGGCATGGGCAGGCAGCTGCTGGCCGCCGAGCCGGCCTTCGCCCTGCGCCTGCACGAGTGCGCGCGGGCGGTGGCCGCCGAGCTCGGCTGGTCCCCCGTGGACGCGCTGCTGCGCGGGGAGCGGCTGTCGCGCGTGGACGAGGTGCAGCCGACCCTCTGGGCGATGCAGGTGGCGCTGGCCGCCGTGTGGCGCGAGTGGGGCGTCGAGCCCGACCTGCTCGTCGGCCACAGCATGGGCGAGATCGCCGCGGCGGTCACCGCGGGCGCGCTGAGCGTGGCCGACGGCGCGGCCGTGGTCGCCAGGAGGAGCCGGCTGCTGCGCGAGCTGCGCACGCCCGGCGCCATGTGGGCCGTGGCGCTCGGCGAGGAGGCCGCCCGGCAGGCGATCGGCGCGCACTCCGGCCAGGTGAGCGTGGGGGTGGTCAACAGCCGGCACTCCACGGTCCTGTCCGGCGACCCCGCGCGGCTGGAGCGGATCGTCGGGCCGCTGCGCCGCGACGGCGTCTTCTGCCGCCGCGTGGACGTGGACTACGCCTCGCACGCGCCGCAGGTGGAGCCGGTGCGCGAGGCGCTGCTGGAGGCGCTGTCGAGCGTCAGGCCCGGCCCCTGCGCCGTGCCCATCCACTCCAGCGCCCGGGACCGGGTGATCGACGGCACGGAGCTGGACGCCGGTTACTGGTTCGACAACCTGCGGCTGCCCGTGCGCTTCGCCGCCGCCTGCCAGGCCGCGCTCGCCGACGCCCGGCCCACCGTGTTCATCGAGATGAGCCCGCATCCGGTGCTGCAGACGGCGCTGGAGGAGGAGGTCGAGGCGGCCGGCGCGACCGCGAGCGTGGTGCCCTGCCTGCGCAAGGACGTGCCGGACGCGGCCGCCCTCAGCGCCGCGCTCGGCCAGGCGTACGTGCTGGGCTGCCGTCCCCGCTGGGACCGCGTCCACTCCGGGGGCGAGTACGTCCGGCTGCCCGGCTACCCCTGGCAGCGGCGGCGGTTCTGGCCCGGCTCGGCCACGTCCCCCGTCCCTCCCGAGCCCGCCCGCGAGCCGGCCCGCGAGCCGGCCCGGACCGGACGCCCGGATCTGGCGGCCCTCTCGGAGACGGAGCTGACCGCCGTGGTGACCGACCTGGCGTCGCAGGTGCTCGCGGTGCCCGGACACGAGATCGGGATGGACGTGCCGCTCACCCTGCTGGGGCTGGACTCCGTGCTGGCGACCAGGTTCCGCGAGCGGGTGCGGCGCGAGCTGGGCGTCGAGGTGCCGGTCCGCAGCCTGCTCGGGCCGGGCACGCTGCTCGACCTCACCACCGAATTACGCTCGGCGGCCACCGTGTGA
- a CDS encoding NAD(P)-dependent alcohol dehydrogenase has product MTTTQAAVVESPGAAFTLRDVELDAPRQGEILVRMKAAGICHTDLTVAAGHIPFPLPGVLGHEGAGVVEETGPGVTKVKPGDHVVLTFTSCGSCASCRIGHPAYCTTWIPQNLIGGKRPDGSSPISRGGVALGGRFFGQSSFARHSIADERSVVKVDPDLPFELLAPLACSVQTGTGAVWNTLRPEPGTSIAVIGTGAVGLAAIMGAALTPVSQIIAVGRQAAQLELAAKIGATHTVDSTGLDLADELRKTTGGAGVDYVVEAVGNPDVLRAGIEALAPRGAVAVVGAPPYGVEVSVDVHRLLPGRRILGVCEGDSDPDRLIPLLARLIRGGRLPVQPLIKEYDFADIQAAADDFRSGKNIKTILRFDA; this is encoded by the coding sequence GTGACCACCACCCAAGCCGCAGTCGTCGAATCGCCGGGAGCGGCGTTCACCCTCCGGGACGTCGAGCTGGACGCCCCGCGCCAGGGCGAGATCCTCGTCCGGATGAAGGCCGCCGGCATCTGCCACACCGACCTCACGGTGGCGGCGGGGCACATCCCGTTCCCGCTGCCGGGCGTGCTCGGGCACGAGGGGGCCGGCGTCGTGGAGGAGACGGGCCCGGGCGTGACCAAGGTCAAGCCGGGCGACCACGTCGTCCTCACCTTCACCTCGTGCGGGAGCTGCGCCTCCTGCCGGATCGGCCACCCCGCCTACTGCACCACGTGGATCCCCCAGAACCTCATCGGCGGCAAGCGGCCCGACGGCAGCTCGCCGATCAGCAGGGGCGGGGTCGCGCTCGGCGGGCGGTTCTTCGGCCAGTCGTCGTTCGCCCGCCACTCCATCGCCGACGAGCGCAGCGTCGTCAAGGTCGATCCGGACCTGCCGTTCGAGCTGCTGGCCCCGCTGGCCTGCAGCGTCCAGACCGGCACCGGCGCGGTGTGGAACACGCTGCGCCCGGAGCCCGGCACGTCCATCGCGGTGATCGGCACGGGCGCGGTGGGCCTGGCCGCCATCATGGGCGCGGCACTCACCCCGGTCAGCCAGATCATCGCCGTGGGCCGGCAGGCGGCGCAGCTGGAACTGGCCGCCAAGATCGGCGCCACCCACACCGTCGACTCGACCGGCCTCGACCTGGCCGACGAGCTGCGGAAGACCACCGGCGGCGCCGGCGTGGACTACGTGGTCGAGGCGGTGGGCAACCCCGACGTGCTGCGCGCCGGCATCGAGGCGCTCGCCCCGCGCGGCGCGGTGGCCGTCGTGGGCGCCCCGCCGTACGGGGTGGAGGTCTCGGTCGACGTGCACCGGCTGCTGCCGGGGCGGCGGATCCTGGGCGTCTGCGAGGGCGACAGCGACCCCGACCGGCTCATCCCGCTGCTGGCGCGGCTGATCCGCGGCGGCCGGCTGCCCGTGCAGCCGCTCATCAAGGAGTACGACTTCGCCGACATCCAGGCCGCGGCGGACGACTTCAGGTCCGGCAAGAACATCAAGACGATTCTGCGGTTCGACGCGTGA
- a CDS encoding sugar phosphate nucleotidyltransferase: MPSIAAIALAGGRGLRARPLTLEGSGHIRSKAAVPFLGRPVIEWLVAALRDQGITSFHVAANGRENRYQVKEALGYGERLGVSVRYSRPRTDRFNTGSGQATLSVIEEHGLLGHALVLPTDSLFEFDLAALARDHLASGAVVTVGLAHRTAAEVAGTYGLVLADGAGRIQRFIEKPPVETVAAVAADLDRVPINAGLYLVDCARLRALGATDELAALAGRALDWGGDLLPWLVSRGHRVVCSPLAKVGDLGNPRDYLITMAEALAGGYPSLRLPDGPVIHPSSLARRDEVSGLTLAEKLAAGLVHVGPGAWIGRDVEIGPGVVLRDSYVGDEADLHPWCRLERVACLDGAIIGPGARLSDAYVGVMARVDSSLERPAVIDGFTALGHEVRVAEGAGLSGVIAYPGQTVTGAGHSGGRQSPTSSGSSTRS, translated from the coding sequence ATGCCTTCTATTGCCGCCATCGCACTGGCCGGCGGTCGCGGCCTGCGCGCCCGCCCGCTCACCCTCGAAGGTTCCGGTCACATAAGGAGCAAGGCCGCCGTCCCTTTTCTCGGTCGGCCGGTCATCGAATGGCTCGTCGCGGCCCTGCGCGACCAGGGAATAACGAGTTTCCACGTGGCGGCCAACGGCCGGGAGAATCGTTACCAGGTCAAGGAGGCGCTGGGGTACGGCGAGCGGCTCGGGGTCTCGGTGCGCTATTCGCGGCCGCGTACGGACCGGTTCAACACCGGGTCGGGGCAGGCGACGCTCAGCGTGATCGAGGAGCACGGCCTGCTCGGCCACGCGCTGGTGCTCCCGACCGACTCGCTGTTCGAGTTCGACCTGGCGGCGCTGGCGCGCGACCACCTGGCGAGCGGGGCGGTGGTGACCGTCGGCCTGGCCCATCGGACGGCGGCGGAGGTGGCGGGCACGTACGGACTGGTGCTCGCGGACGGCGCCGGCCGGATCCAGCGCTTCATCGAGAAGCCGCCCGTGGAGACCGTCGCGGCGGTGGCCGCCGACCTGGACCGGGTGCCCATCAACGCCGGGCTCTACCTGGTGGACTGCGCCAGGCTGCGGGCTCTGGGCGCCACCGACGAGCTGGCGGCGCTGGCCGGGCGGGCGCTCGACTGGGGCGGCGACCTGCTGCCGTGGCTGGTGTCGCGCGGCCACCGGGTCGTGTGCTCGCCCCTGGCCAAGGTGGGTGACCTGGGCAACCCCCGCGACTACCTGATCACCATGGCCGAGGCCCTGGCCGGCGGCTACCCGAGCCTGCGGCTGCCGGACGGGCCCGTGATCCATCCCTCCTCGCTGGCCCGCCGCGACGAGGTCAGCGGGCTGACGCTGGCCGAGAAGCTGGCCGCCGGGCTCGTCCACGTGGGCCCCGGCGCGTGGATCGGCCGGGACGTCGAGATCGGTCCCGGCGTCGTGCTGCGCGACTCGTATGTCGGCGACGAGGCGGACCTGCACCCGTGGTGCCGCCTGGAACGGGTGGCCTGCCTGGACGGTGCGATCATCGGGCCGGGCGCGCGGCTCAGCGACGCGTACGTGGGCGTGATGGCCAGGGTGGACTCCTCGCTGGAGCGGCCGGCCGTCATCGACGGCTTCACCGCGCTCGGCCACGAGGTACGCGTCGCCGAGGGCGCCGGTCTCAGCGGCGTCATCGCCTATCCGGGACAGACCGTGACAGGGGCCGGACACTCCGGCGGGCGTCAGTCGCCCACGTCGTCCGGCTCCTCGACCCGGTCGTAA
- a CDS encoding Nif11-like leader peptide family natural product precursor gives MAEAEFVRFLEAARSDPGLLARYSPMDLPRVLFHARNDGFGFTEADAERVIGRLEADVVIHKDKEPFDGSSALWRHMWGMRYLDYLVDHVVARYSREELA, from the coding sequence GTGGCCGAGGCGGAGTTCGTCAGGTTCCTGGAGGCGGCCCGGTCGGATCCCGGCCTGCTGGCCCGCTACTCCCCCATGGACCTGCCCCGGGTCCTGTTCCACGCCCGCAACGACGGGTTCGGTTTCACCGAGGCCGACGCCGAGCGCGTCATCGGCCGGCTGGAGGCGGACGTCGTCATCCACAAGGACAAGGAGCCGTTCGACGGCAGCAGCGCCCTGTGGCGGCACATGTGGGGCATGCGCTACCTCGACTACCTGGTCGACCACGTGGTCGCCCGCTACTCCCGCGAGGAGCTGGCATGA
- a CDS encoding ferritin-like domain-containing protein — MSEPPIVIANREHLWWLLNEASQLEHMILSQYLFAEASLKSGTEDGLTAEQADAVAGWRKVLHSIAVEEMLHLALVSNLLAAIGAAPTFTRPNFPQRSGYFPSGIQLDLLPFGEQALRHFLYLERPEGMQLQDAAEFRPVPPTRVRLDPADLMPRGQEYATIGHLYRGIEEGLRALCAELGERAVFVGSPSAQATPELFRWPQLVAVTDLRSAFTAIDLIIEQGEGARGDWQQAHYGRFLAVWREYEELRARDPGFEPARPALAAYLKQPYDIVEPQPLITDPGTRRTAELAAVAYELVLHLLTRFFTHTDESEEQLGLLVGTSISMMADVLRPLSTAMTTLPVGPEHPGRTAGFAFEMYYAMSNFVPSREPSWALLHERMRVLVERCRAAEKAGGPASAVAAVAGVRAAELAERVRAHVPPALLPS; from the coding sequence ATGTCCGAGCCCCCGATCGTCATAGCGAACCGGGAGCACCTGTGGTGGCTGCTCAACGAGGCCTCCCAGCTGGAACACATGATCCTGAGCCAGTACCTCTTCGCCGAGGCCAGCCTCAAGAGCGGGACGGAGGACGGCCTGACGGCCGAGCAGGCGGACGCGGTCGCCGGCTGGCGCAAGGTCCTGCACTCCATCGCGGTCGAGGAGATGCTCCACCTGGCCCTGGTGTCCAACCTGCTGGCCGCCATCGGCGCGGCGCCGACCTTCACCCGCCCGAACTTCCCGCAGCGCTCGGGCTACTTCCCGTCGGGCATCCAGCTCGATCTGCTGCCCTTCGGCGAGCAGGCGCTGCGCCACTTCCTGTACCTGGAGCGCCCCGAGGGCATGCAGCTGCAGGACGCCGCGGAGTTCCGGCCGGTGCCGCCCACCCGCGTCCGCCTCGACCCCGCCGACCTCATGCCCAGGGGCCAGGAGTACGCGACGATCGGCCACCTGTACCGCGGGATCGAGGAGGGGCTGCGGGCGCTGTGCGCCGAGCTCGGGGAGCGGGCCGTGTTCGTCGGGTCCCCGAGCGCCCAGGCCACGCCCGAGCTGTTCCGCTGGCCCCAGCTCGTGGCGGTCACGGACCTGAGGTCCGCGTTCACCGCGATCGATCTCATCATCGAGCAGGGCGAGGGCGCGCGCGGCGACTGGCAGCAGGCCCACTACGGGCGCTTCCTGGCGGTGTGGCGGGAGTACGAGGAGCTGCGGGCGCGTGACCCGGGCTTCGAACCGGCGCGACCGGCGCTCGCCGCCTATCTCAAGCAGCCCTACGACATCGTGGAGCCCCAGCCGCTCATCACCGACCCCGGCACCCGCCGGACGGCCGAGCTGGCGGCGGTGGCCTACGAGCTGGTGCTGCACCTGCTGACCAGGTTCTTCACCCACACCGACGAGAGCGAGGAGCAGCTCGGCCTGCTCGTCGGCACGTCGATCAGCATGATGGCCGACGTGCTGCGGCCACTCTCCACCGCCATGACCACCCTGCCCGTCGGCCCCGAGCACCCTGGCCGCACGGCGGGCTTCGCGTTCGAGATGTACTACGCCATGAGCAACTTCGTGCCCTCGCGCGAGCCCTCCTGGGCGCTGCTGCACGAGCGCATGAGAGTGCTCGTGGAGCGCTGCAGGGCCGCCGAGAAGGCCGGCGGGCCGGCGTCCGCGGTCGCCGCGGTCGCCGGCGTCCGGGCGGCCGAGCTGGCCGAGCGGGTGCGCGCGCACGTGCCGCCCGCGCTGCTCCCGTCGTAG
- a CDS encoding helix-turn-helix transcriptional regulator: MSGDGWSRDELARFLRSRRARVTPGQVGFPEGGRRTKGLRREEVAVLAGLSPTWYTYLEQGRDIRPSIQVLDSLARVLDLSEDERRYMHTLVHGQVVNPQPLEGQTWSGDVMGPLVSLMSASDYPVYATDIHCDLTAWNDAAAEWYDDWGSYTPEHRNMLRWLLVSPRAKERLPDWERVTCDVIARWRSELARWPHDERLTAKITEFSQLSPLFAGLWRRHEVQEHRSLTRRFRHPRLGLQTLRMALMITPDEPLVGLVIHFPMRASE, encoded by the coding sequence GTGTCAGGCGACGGGTGGAGCCGGGACGAGCTCGCACGATTCCTGCGGAGCAGGCGCGCACGGGTCACGCCGGGGCAGGTGGGCTTCCCCGAAGGGGGACGCAGGACGAAGGGGCTGCGGCGCGAGGAGGTGGCGGTGCTCGCCGGCCTCAGCCCGACCTGGTACACCTACCTTGAGCAGGGGCGTGACATCAGGCCCTCCATCCAGGTGCTCGACAGCCTGGCCCGGGTGCTCGACCTCAGCGAGGACGAGCGCCGCTACATGCACACGCTGGTCCACGGCCAGGTCGTCAACCCGCAGCCGCTCGAAGGGCAGACGTGGTCGGGCGACGTGATGGGCCCGCTGGTGAGCCTCATGAGCGCCAGCGACTATCCGGTCTACGCCACCGACATCCACTGCGACCTGACCGCCTGGAACGACGCCGCCGCCGAGTGGTACGACGACTGGGGCAGCTACACGCCCGAGCACCGCAACATGCTGCGCTGGCTGCTGGTCTCGCCCAGGGCGAAGGAGCGGCTGCCCGACTGGGAGCGCGTCACCTGCGACGTCATCGCCCGGTGGCGCTCGGAGCTGGCCAGATGGCCGCACGACGAGCGGCTGACCGCGAAGATCACCGAGTTCTCCCAGCTGAGCCCGCTGTTCGCCGGCCTGTGGCGCAGGCACGAGGTGCAGGAGCACCGCAGCCTCACGCGCCGCTTCCGGCATCCGCGGCTGGGCCTGCAGACCCTGCGCATGGCGCTCATGATCACCCCGGACGAGCCGCTGGTCGGGCTCGTGATCCATTTTCCGATGCGCGCGAGCGAATAA
- a CDS encoding alpha/beta fold hydrolase: protein MNTFELGDFPLTSGDTLPGARLAYQTFGELNQAKDNVVVFPTFLGAPAEVLNGWIGENRALDPRTHFIVLPGHFGLPPSSAPSNTPSPFPAVTVADDVIAQQRLLEEVFGVREIRLALGWSIGAIQVYEWALRFGDLVRSIAPIAGAPTPPPWTKLWLKTVVEEPITADPNYAGGAYTSAASVSGGLARVAHGSALTAPPRTFYYAGADVWRTLGFDSVDAFVEGFWEGFWLPQDPNDVVAQARKARSAWPGAEGESLREVLGRIKARTTIAAFTGDALFPPDELRQYAEWIPGATFRQIDSVYGHLATFGLAEPDVKAIDDVIRHALES from the coding sequence ATGAACACCTTCGAGCTCGGCGACTTCCCGCTCACCTCAGGTGACACGCTGCCCGGCGCGCGGCTGGCGTACCAGACCTTCGGTGAGCTCAACCAGGCCAAGGACAACGTGGTCGTGTTCCCGACCTTCCTCGGCGCCCCCGCCGAGGTGCTCAACGGCTGGATCGGCGAGAACCGCGCGCTCGATCCCCGCACCCACTTCATCGTGCTGCCCGGCCACTTCGGCCTCCCGCCGTCCTCCGCGCCGAGCAACACCCCGTCGCCCTTCCCCGCCGTCACCGTCGCCGACGACGTCATCGCCCAGCAGCGGCTGCTGGAGGAGGTCTTCGGCGTGCGCGAGATCCGGCTGGCGCTCGGCTGGTCGATCGGCGCGATCCAGGTGTACGAGTGGGCGCTGCGCTTCGGCGACCTCGTACGGAGCATCGCCCCCATCGCCGGGGCGCCGACCCCTCCGCCGTGGACCAAGCTCTGGCTGAAGACGGTGGTGGAGGAGCCCATCACCGCGGACCCGAACTACGCCGGGGGCGCCTACACCTCCGCGGCGAGCGTCAGCGGCGGCCTGGCCCGGGTCGCGCACGGCTCGGCGCTGACCGCCCCGCCCCGCACGTTCTACTACGCCGGCGCCGACGTCTGGCGCACCCTGGGCTTCGACAGCGTGGACGCGTTCGTCGAGGGCTTCTGGGAGGGCTTCTGGCTCCCGCAGGACCCCAACGACGTGGTCGCCCAGGCCCGCAAGGCCCGCTCGGCCTGGCCGGGCGCCGAGGGCGAGTCCCTGCGGGAGGTCCTGGGCCGGATCAAGGCGAGGACCACGATCGCCGCCTTCACCGGCGACGCGCTGTTCCCGCCGGACGAGCTCAGACAGTACGCCGAGTGGATCCCCGGCGCGACGTTCCGCCAGATCGACAGCGTCTACGGCCATCTGGCCACGTTCGGGCTGGCCGAGCCCGACGTGAAGGCCATCGACGACGTCATCAGACACGCCCTGGAGAGCTAG
- a CDS encoding Nif11 family protein → MSESNVIGFLRDLAQRPDLVDRLKDKSKDEVIAAAAAAGQPFTAQEFNALIWELEARLAGERGEEFNERFPLWSLLWGRYYLEFLVFDLVPSLDETGLLVGLEHKQ, encoded by the coding sequence ATGAGCGAATCCAACGTCATCGGGTTCCTGCGCGATCTGGCCCAGCGGCCGGACCTGGTCGACCGGCTCAAGGACAAGTCCAAGGACGAGGTCATCGCGGCCGCCGCCGCGGCCGGGCAGCCGTTCACGGCGCAGGAGTTCAACGCGCTGATCTGGGAGCTGGAGGCGCGGCTGGCGGGCGAGCGCGGCGAGGAGTTCAACGAGCGGTTCCCGCTCTGGAGCCTGCTGTGGGGCCGGTACTACCTGGAGTTCCTCGTCTTCGACCTCGTGCCCAGCCTCGACGAGACCGGCCTGCTGGTCGGATTGGAGCACAAGCAATGA
- a CDS encoding alcohol dehydrogenase catalytic domain-containing protein, which translates to MRAAVITQLNSPWEFQDLPDPEPGPGQVVVRIQACGMCFSDVLVHRGHWPVRLPIVPGHEPVGEVVALGPGATTLRVGDRVGVSWMQRGEGRCLQCQSWHPVACEHTTTWMDLGGGYADLMVAWESGCTLLPDGLDYTDAAVAFCAGFTSMSGLRNAEPRPGERVCVLGVGGLGHMAVQLAAAIGLETVVLTTSPDKAEYAKELGAAEGVVVGDDPGKALADAGGADIILATTTSADLVARVLSGLRYGGRLVTMGVTGPLKIDDMTTLLFKQCSIKGSTHNNRSDLVEVLTLMAAGKVRPRVETYPFAEVNEVLKRVEAGQVRYRAVLTPN; encoded by the coding sequence GTGCGCGCAGCCGTCATCACGCAACTCAACTCCCCGTGGGAGTTCCAGGACCTCCCCGATCCCGAGCCCGGGCCCGGCCAGGTCGTCGTACGCATCCAGGCGTGCGGCATGTGCTTCAGCGACGTGCTGGTCCACCGCGGCCACTGGCCGGTGCGGCTGCCGATCGTGCCGGGGCACGAGCCGGTGGGCGAGGTGGTGGCGCTCGGCCCCGGCGCCACCACCCTGCGGGTGGGCGACCGGGTCGGCGTCTCGTGGATGCAGCGCGGCGAGGGGCGCTGCCTGCAGTGCCAGAGCTGGCATCCGGTGGCCTGTGAGCACACCACGACCTGGATGGACCTGGGCGGCGGCTACGCCGACCTGATGGTGGCCTGGGAGTCGGGGTGCACGCTGCTGCCCGACGGCCTGGACTACACCGACGCGGCGGTGGCCTTCTGCGCCGGCTTCACCTCGATGAGCGGCCTGCGCAACGCCGAGCCCCGGCCGGGCGAGCGCGTCTGCGTGCTGGGCGTCGGCGGGCTCGGGCACATGGCGGTGCAGCTGGCCGCCGCCATCGGCCTGGAGACGGTCGTGCTCACCACCTCGCCCGACAAGGCCGAGTACGCCAAGGAACTGGGCGCCGCGGAGGGCGTCGTGGTCGGCGACGACCCCGGCAAGGCGCTGGCCGACGCCGGCGGCGCCGACATCATCCTGGCCACCACCACCTCGGCGGACCTCGTCGCCCGCGTGCTGTCCGGCCTGCGCTACGGCGGGCGGCTGGTCACGATGGGCGTCACCGGCCCGCTGAAGATCGACGACATGACGACGCTGCTGTTCAAGCAGTGCTCCATCAAGGGCAGCACCCACAACAACCGCTCCGACCTGGTCGAGGTGCTCACGCTGATGGCCGCGGGCAAGGTCCGGCCGCGCGTGGAGACCTACCCGTTCGCCGAGGTCAACGAGGTGCTCAAGCGGGTGGAGGCAGGCCAGGTGCGCTACCGCGCCGTACTCACCCCCAACTGA